The DNA segment GACGCCGGCGCTTGGCCGGAGCCTTCTTGGCAGCTGTCGACTTGCGACGACGACGACGCTTTACGGGCGCCTTCTTCGCAGTCGACTTACGACGCCGGCGCTTGGCCGGAGCCTTCTTGGCAGCTGTCGACTTGCGACGACGACGCTTTACGGGCGCCTTCGCTGCGGTCGACTTCTTCCGACGACGGGTGGTCTTCCGTGCCGTCGACTTCCGGGCGGTCTTCTTCGCCCGACGCTTCGCCGGCTTACGGGCCGCCGTCCTCTTGGCCGCACTCTTGCGTGCGGTGCGTCTCTTTGCCGGAGGCACGGTCACCTACCTTTCATGCTGGTTGTGTTGCTCCGAGTTCGATCGACTTCGACCGACCCGGTCTCAGGTGTTCACCTGCTTCTTGAAGTCGGCACCCACCGAGAACTTGACGGCCTTCGCGGCCGGGATCGCTACAGGCTCGCCGGTGCGCGGGTTACGGCCCGTGCGCGCCGAACGCTGCGAGCGCGACCAGTTGCCGAATCCAGGCAGCGTGACCTTGTCGTCTGCTGCCACGGCGGCCTGAACGACGGTGATGAAGGCGTTGATTGCCTTCTCTGCATCCGACTTGGCGATACCGGCTTCGCCGGCAACCTTGTCGATGACCTCTGACTTGTTCACGCTTGCCTCCATGAGTCGTGCGTGCTCAACAAAGTCGAACGCATCCGTGTAGGCGTGTCAAGCATTTCGAGGCTTTCGCACCGGAATGCTTGCTTCATTGACCTACATCGGCTACGCGTCGTGATCGCTTCCCTTGCTGGTCAGGCGCGCGCACACCGCAGCGCGCGCACGCACGTAAGCAGTAACGGTAAAGCACTCACCCACCAAAGTGGTGGATATCCGCCACTTTTCTCAGGGAGCCAAAATCCGCGCCGGAACCGCGCGAGCGACGAGGATCTGCGCGTCTACGACGCGGGACGAACGCGTGCGCGTGACTCGCGACGAAGTGGACTGCTCTTGACCTCGAGCAAGGAGCGAGAGGTTCGCCGCGGGGTGGCTTTGCCGCCCCGCAACACCAGGGTCGCGACGAGGGCCGCGCCGGAGGGGGCAGACGGGGGAGGCCTGCCTCCCCCGTCTTGACTTTGCAGCCCCGAGCAGATTCGAACTGCCGTTTCCGCCTTGAGAGGGCGGCGTCCTAGGCCACTAGACGACGGGGCCGGAACCGACGCCGAAGAGCGCTTGCTCGGCGGCGCCGGGGTGCTCGGGGGGAAGGACTCGAACCCTCAACGACTGGACCAGAACCAGCTGTGTTACCGATTACACCACCCCCGACCGAGGCCAGGATAGCGAGTCCCGGAACGAGCTTCCCCACGCGAACGGCGCGGCCGAACCCGAAGATGCGACCGACGGACACACGCAGCGCTTCCGAGGCGTAACGCTTCCATTCGGTGAAGCCGTCGATCGGACTGGTCCGCGTGGGCGACGTCACCGCGTCGAGGCCGACCTCGTCCGCGATGAGCCGGATGCGCAGCGAATGGAACGGGTCCGACACGAGCGTGACGAGGTTCAACCCACGCTCGTTGAGCACGTGCGCCGAGGCCTGGAGAGACTCCACCGAGTTGTGGCTGTTGACCTCGAGCAGGAGCTTTTCGTCGGGCACGTTCTTCTCGCGGAGGTAGAGGTAGCCGGCCTGCGCCTCGGTGAAGCGGTCCCCAGGCTGCTTTCCGCCGGTGACGACAATCATCGGCTTCGGCTCTCCAGTCTCGCTCCACAACGTGTACGCATGGTCCAGCCGGGCCTGGAACACGGCGCTCGGGCGACCGTCGTACTGGGCTGCGCCGAGGACGATGATCGCTTCGGGCACGCGGCGATCGTCATCGTCGGCCGCGGCGATGACCTGCACGAACGTGACGCCGTAGTAGGCGACGAGGACCAGGCCGACCACGATCACGACCCGCCGGACGACCGTCCAGGTGAGCCAGGTCACGGGTGCCGCTACCCGTTGAGCCGTGCCCGTGCCGCCTGGATGCGCGCGAGCGCACGCTCGCGACCCAGCAGCACGATCGATTCGAACAGCGGCAAACCGGCCTTGCGCCCTTCCACCGCGGTGTAGACGGCGTGCATCACCTTTCCCGGCTTCACACCGAGCGGTTCGAGTGTGGGGCGGAGATCGATCCGATCGTCGGGCCACGCGCAGCTCTCGAGATGGGTCGCGACGGCATCGAGGATCTCGCCGACCTGCTCCGTCGCAGCCAACTTCTCCCAGGAGTCCTTCTCGATCGTGAACTTCCCCTCATCGACGAAGAGAAAGTCCATCTGATCGACGAGCGAGACAAGGGTGACGGCCCGCTCCTGACCGATGCGCAGCGCCTCGCGGAACACCGTCCGGTCGAGGCCGTCGCCGAAGCGGGCTTCGGCGAAGGGCAGGGCGCGCTCCTCCAGCTCGTCGAGCGAGATCCGGCGGATCCACTCGCCGTTCATCCAGTCGAGCTTCTTGTGGTCGAACGCCGCCGCCGCGTGCGTCACCCCGTCGAGGTCGAACGCGGCGACGATCTCCTCGATGCTCATGACCTCGCGGCCATCGTCCGGGGCCCAGCCGAGCAGCGCGAGGTAGTTGCATACGGCCTCACGCAAGTAGCCCGCCTCGCGGAACTCCTCGAGCGCGACCGAACCGTGACGCTTCGACAGCTTCGATCGGTCCGGTGCGAGGATCAGCGGGAGGTGCGCATACACCAGGGGCCCGCCTCCCAGCGCGTCACGGAGTGCGAGGACGCGGTGGGTCGAGTCGAGGAGGTCATCTCCCCTGATCACGTGGGTGATCTCCATGGCAAGATCGTCGACGGCGTTGGCAAGGAAGAAGATGGGATTGCCGTCGGAGCGCACGATCACGAAGTCGGGGATCGACGTCCACTCGACTGCCACTTCGCCACGGATGGCATCGACGAAGCGGCTCACCCCGTCGTCGGGCGTGCGGAACCGGATGGAGCGCGGCCGACCCTCCGCGGCGAGCGCAGCACGCTGATCCGCCGAGAGATCGCGGCAGTGCCCGTCGTAGCCCGGTGTTCTCCCGGCCTTCTTCGCGGCCTCGTTCTTCGCCTCGAGCTCCTCGGGCGTGCAGTAGCACTCGTATGCCCGGCCGCGTTCGACGAGATCGGCGGCGGCGGCGCGGTACTCGTCGAACCGGTCGCTCTGGAGGATCGGCCCTTCATCCCAGTCGAGACCGAGCCATCCGAGGATCCCCGGGATTCCCTCGACCCACTCGTCGCGTGACCGCTCTCGGTCGGTGTCCTCGATCCGAAG comes from the Acidimicrobiia bacterium genome and includes:
- a CDS encoding HU family DNA-binding protein, coding for MNKSEVIDKVAGEAGIAKSDAEKAINAFITVVQAAVAADDKVTLPGFGNWSRSQRSARTGRNPRTGEPVAIPAAKAVKFSVGADFKKQVNT
- the gltX gene encoding glutamate--tRNA ligase; this translates as MRVRFSPAPTGSLHVGSARTALFNWLYARHHGAVFALRIEDTDRERSRDEWVEGIPGILGWLGLDWDEGPILQSDRFDEYRAAAADLVERGRAYECYCTPEELEAKNEAAKKAGRTPGYDGHCRDLSADQRAALAAEGRPRSIRFRTPDDGVSRFVDAIRGEVAVEWTSIPDFVIVRSDGNPIFFLANAVDDLAMEITHVIRGDDLLDSTHRVLALRDALGGGPLVYAHLPLILAPDRSKLSKRHGSVALEEFREAGYLREAVCNYLALLGWAPDDGREVMSIEEIVAAFDLDGVTHAAAAFDHKKLDWMNGEWIRRISLDELEERALPFAEARFGDGLDRTVFREALRIGQERAVTLVSLVDQMDFLFVDEGKFTIEKDSWEKLAATEQVGEILDAVATHLESCAWPDDRIDLRPTLEPLGVKPGKVMHAVYTAVEGRKAGLPLFESIVLLGRERALARIQAARARLNG